One Halococcus agarilyticus genomic region harbors:
- a CDS encoding HD domain-containing protein, producing the protein MGVEVRESPVSAEAFEAMEAFVGDYLAASVNNEEEGGRMRWYPWHSAAYRFNHIRNVVAIATEIAEAEGANVDVVRVAALFHDVSKLEAEQDYHAEAGARVAREYLDSQGEYPDSFVEEVCTAVADHSYQGPLGELPLETRCLIEADLLDKVGANGAILLVLRMGYESRTHMDAAEMVDRVTERGESVASRVESDEAVSIAHQRRKRVTWLREWLEDEVAGMDVDGEE; encoded by the coding sequence TTGGGTGTCGAGGTAAGGGAGTCGCCGGTCTCGGCCGAAGCGTTCGAGGCGATGGAGGCGTTCGTCGGCGATTACCTCGCGGCCAGCGTCAACAACGAGGAGGAGGGTGGCCGGATGCGGTGGTACCCGTGGCATTCGGCGGCGTACCGGTTCAACCACATCCGAAACGTGGTCGCGATCGCCACCGAGATCGCCGAAGCCGAGGGCGCGAACGTCGACGTGGTCCGGGTGGCCGCGTTGTTCCACGACGTCTCGAAGCTCGAAGCCGAACAGGACTACCACGCCGAGGCGGGCGCACGCGTCGCACGCGAGTACCTCGACTCCCAGGGCGAGTACCCCGATTCGTTCGTCGAGGAGGTGTGTACGGCGGTCGCGGATCACTCCTACCAGGGCCCGCTCGGCGAGCTCCCGCTCGAAACCCGGTGTCTCATCGAGGCCGACCTGCTCGACAAGGTGGGGGCGAACGGCGCGATACTGCTGGTGCTCCGGATGGGCTACGAGTCCCGAACCCACATGGACGCCGCCGAGATGGTCGATCGGGTGACCGAGCGCGGCGAGAGCGTGGCCTCGCGGGTCGAGAGCGACGAGGCCGTGAGCATCGCCCACCAGCGCCGCAAGCGGGTGACGTGGCTGCGCGAGTGGCTCGAAGACGAGGTCGCCGGGATGGACGTCGACGGCGAGGAGTGA